taatcataGTCTTAACGTCAAGTAAAAGTCAGAATGACTACTACTGTGCAGGAGTATTGACAAGGGTTAACACAATAATCAACTCACAAGATGTCAGTTCCATTCTTACATATCTTGTTCTTATGTATGTGTTATATATGAACTATCATATATaagaaaaagcataaaatatgtatctttttgtTATGGTTGGAATAAAACATCAAAAGCTTTTACTATTGTGTTTCTTAAATGTATATTATctaaaaaataaacttctaagCTAAAAAGGAGAATGTTGAATAGTCACATAAGATGATATTTGATAAGAATTATATCATGAGAAATGTGGACATTCCAATTCCACACACTTACCCTCATGCACTTCAAAGAATATACATAAGACTATGCTAATACAGATTCCCATCAACACACATATCATGGAATAACACAgccatcaaaagaatgaaatcttatcttTGCATTAAATTTGGTGCAACTGGATATCAGTATGCATACTGAAAAAGGTCATTCCAGAAGCAAATATAAGTGGTAGTTCAATAGAATTTAAACTTGTATGAATTCATTATAAAAATGTATGGGCACTCTAAAAAATACACATTGAATTAAAAGTAATACAGCACATAAACTGTCCTCATTGACTCTCATTATCCACGAAATTTTTGATTCCCCTTGGATTTCTGAAACAATATTCACAATAAAGATGGGAtaaagaaaattcagaaagaaGTTGTTGACATACCAGATATCAAACACTGCAATGCAGTGGGACATTCATTTGAAGTATATCCAGAGGAATGAATAATAACActaatattattaataataataatagaaacaaaGCAGTGAGTAGACTAAGcaagctctgcttcctcctctgacAAATTCATCACACTGTCTGACATTGAGGCTTGAGAAATGAAGTCACTGACACTGCTCAGAACCAACCCAGTTAGTTTCACTGTATTTTATGGAACAGCAGTCTTTTCAGAGCCCTCttcatgtctgtgttcctcatGCTGTAAatgaaggggttcagcatgggggtgaccacTGTGTACATCACCGAGGCTGCTGCAGTTGAGGCTGAATGTGGGGCAGCGCCGGCACTGAGGTACACTCCTATGCAGGTGCCATAAAATAGGGAGATGGTGAagaggtgagaggcacaggtggaaaaggctttatacTTCCCTTGAGTTGATGAAATGGCACGGATGGAGGAGACTATCTTATAGTAAGAGTATAGGATCCCAGCCAGGGGACCACCTCCCAGCAGCACAGTTGCAAGATACATTATGAGGTCATTAAGAAATGTGTCAGAACAGGCTCTGTGGACCACCTGATTTATCTCACAGAAGAAGTGGGGGATTTCCAGGTGTGTGCAGAAGCTCAGCCTCAGGATCAGTAAGCTCTGAATAAGACCATTCAGGACAACAATGACCCAGGACACCAGAACCATCTGAACACAAAGCTGGGAGTTCATGATGACTGTATAGTGCAGGGGGTGACAGATGGCAACAAACCGGTCATACGCCATCACGGTCAGGAGAAAGTCATCCAGGCCTCCAAACAGCAGAAAGGAGAACATCTGTGTGATGCAGCCTGCATAGCTGATGGCTTGGCTCTGTGTCTGGATGTTCACCAACATTTTGGGAATGGTGTTGGTAGTGAAGCCGACATCTGCTAATGACAGGTTGgcaaggaagaagtacatgggtgtgtggaggtgGGAGTTTGAGAGGATGGCCAGGATGATGAGCAGGTTCCCACTGACAGTGACCAGATACATGGAGAGGAACAGAGCAAAGATGAGTGGCTGCAGGGCTGGGTCCTCTGagaatcccaggagaaggaattctgaaagctgagtttggtTTGTGAGTTTCATGTGGTGCAGATCACTTTCAGGAAGATGTACTTGAACCTGAAGCATATTTATACATAGAGAATGTAAATTACAGAGTGCAAGCCCAAAATTCATGTGTTCCTGTTCAGAATGTAGCTCCCACATTTGGAGATGGCTCAGgtcccattttgctctttcccagTGGGATCACTGACCAAGAATTCCTTCCCACTCTCAGGCTTTCCCTAAAGCATCAAATATTTCTGACATTTAATGAGATATTCTTTGACCCCCTAGAAATTTCTATTCATCAGTGTTTACCCACTCACTATAGATTTTCCAAGGAAATGCATGAACAGGTAAGCAGGAGATGAAGCGACATATAATTTGTGGCTTTTTGAAGAGATACTGGGATGCAATTCTGCTTATTACAGATAAAATGATCTTTAGTCAATTCATGCAACTGGAGGCAGAGCGCATCACTATGAGCAAATGGTTCAAATAGCTATACAAGAGGACTCATAAAGGATGTCAAATGAGAAGAACAACTCAATGTGGAGCAGGTTAGAAATATATGTAAAAGTGACTTATTAAGACTCAGTGTGTAGAACCAAATTTTTGTAGATTTTAATTGCAGTGGATTTGCAACTCAGGGTGAGTTTGTGATTTGACAACGGAAAAATACAAGCTTTCACAAGTTCTCTTAAATTTTACTAAGAAGGTCCATCAACATGTCTTAAAAATGCAGCCAACAGATTCACTCATTTTTGTGTATGCATTTTCCAAAATAGATAGTTCTCACATTTTTGATTACCTCTTTTAAATATGGGTTAAAATACGTTTGCACCAGACGATCTGGACCATAACAAACTTCCCTTttaaattcagtgtttttttttttcactaaagaaCACACCAAGTACATATCAAAGAGCTTCATGGCAGAAAAAATAAGCTATCAAAAATGGCCAATCTTTGTAtgtaaaaaaacaataaagacaGGAATAAGACTCTCTCACCTGAAAGCACACCAGGAAAGTGTGAAATCGCAGGAGAAATGTGAGTGACTGGAAAGCCTTGAGTGTATCCAACTCACAGATGATGCAATATTTGTCAAGCAGTCTTTAACAGAGCCCTTCTTACTGCATCATTAACACTGAATCATCTGAGACACAaagtgagagcagagagaagactGTTAGACGTGTGTGTTCAGCAGCTGTTCGTATCAGGATTTCCAGGCAGACATTTCCCCCTACCAGGGCTTTTCCTGCCAGTACAGGGACAGTTAGTTATAACCCAAACGAGGACGGTTGTGATTCAGTGCACAGAGGCTATTTCAGGGCCAGGGGGTTTTCTTTTCCCCTCCTCTAATTAGTTTTGAATGGAGAACAACCAGTCTCTCTCTAGAAAACAAATAAGACTTCACTTCACTACATGTCCCTACACAAACAAAATtgcttctctgctctcccagagcTCCAAATGCTGCAAAGTTGGCTCCATGCACTCTAGGCAGTTTAAGCCTCTCATTGTCTCTGGGAGATGATATTTTTCTGCCCTAATTTCTTCATTAGCACAGACCATTGCCCTAGGAGATGCAACATTTTTTGCCCCTTGACAATCCCTGACATTTGTATTCAGTAGTTAAGTACAGGAGTCAACAACCCTAGAACTTTCTGGTGTGTTAGCTCAGCTCCTTGGTGACAACTGCGA
The sequence above is a segment of the Ochotona princeps isolate mOchPri1 chromosome 20, mOchPri1.hap1, whole genome shotgun sequence genome. Coding sequences within it:
- the LOC101535982 gene encoding olfactory receptor 7A10-like; translated protein: MKLTNQTQLSEFLLLGFSEDPALQPLIFALFLSMYLVTVSGNLLIILAILSNSHLHTPMYFFLANLSLADVGFTTNTIPKMLVNIQTQSQAISYAGCITQMFSFLLFGGLDDFLLTVMAYDRFVAICHPLHYTVIMNSQLCVQMVLVSWVIVVLNGLIQSLLILRLSFCTHLEIPHFFCEINQVVHRACSDTFLNDLIMYLATVLLGGGPLAGILYSYYKIVSSIRAISSTQGKYKAFSTCASHLFTISLFYGTCIGVYLSAGAAPHSASTAAASVMYTVVTPMLNPFIYSMRNTDMKRALKRLLFHKIQ